A window of Methanocaldococcus vulcanius M7 genomic DNA:
AGTATCAGCCGAGTGTTATTCATCCTGGGGATGATGTGGATTTGTGGGTTAAGGTTACGAATGATAATTATAATCATGAACTTAAAAATATTGTGGTTGAGATTAAACCGCATTATCCTTTTGAGTTAAAGCAAGTTAATCCTGTGAAAGGGAGGGTTTATATTAGTCATTTGAACATTGGAGAGTCGGAGGTCGTTCACTTTAAACTCCATGTTAATGAAAACGCTCCCTCAAACAACTATGAAATAGACATAAAAGTAAACTACGATGAAGTAGAAACCGAAAACGGAAAAGAAATAACAAACCACTACCAACTAACAAAAATATACTACCTACCAATCTACGGAAAAGCCAACTTTGAAGTTTCTGGAAACTTTTCATTAATTCCTGCTAAAACCCAACGTGTTCCTATTGTAATCTCAAACTTAGGAACTGGAAAAGCAAAAAATGTAAATGTCTATGTAGGGTATGAGTTAAACTCTGTAAATGCCGGAACCCAATCTACCCAGGTTTCAGCTTATGGCACCACCAAAACCATTGAGGAAAATATATTCTACCCAACACCAGTTCCGGTTTCAAATCTACCAATCTCACCGGTTGGAACCACTAAGTTTTATCTTGGAACTATAAATCCGGGAGAGGATAAAGAGATATATGTAAATCTCCATACATCAGATAAATTAACAGAAGGTAGTTATCAGATCCCTCTTGTAATTACTTGGACGGCAGAGGATGGAACTAAAAAAGCAACATTGATCTCTCTTGGAGCATACGTCAAAGGAGATATTGAGTTAGGGGTCTCTAACGTTATAACTGATCCAGTTGAAATAAAGCCAGGAACAACTTATGCGAGAATAGACATAACACTAACAAATAATGGTCATCAAGAGGCAAAAAATGTCATTGTCCAATTGATAACACAAAAACCATTTAAGGATAGTTGGAGCAACTGTAATATAAAAGATATTGGAAATCTTCTTCCTGGAATGTCAAAGGTTGCCTCTTTCTACGTAGACGTTGACAAGTATGCAAAAGCAGGACATTACAAACTTCCACTTGAAATAACCTATCTTGACACCTCAGATAACGAACACAAAACTGAAAAGTTTATTGATCTATATATAAAGCCAAAACCGTTGTTTGAGATATTAACTAAGGAGGTTAACGTAACTGCTGGAGAAGACAACGTCGTTTATATAAAAATAAAAAACGTTGGGAGTGAAAAAGCGGTTGAAGTTAAAATCTCCGCAATAAAAAACTCCGGACAGCCATTTGATTATCCAATAAAAAGTGATACGATTGGAACCCTTTATCCTAACCAGACAGGAATAGGGACAATAACTATTCATCCAAATAAGGATGCTCCATCAAAACCTTATTACATAACATTAGAGATAAGATGTGCAGGAGATAGTGAAGAAGGAGATAACAACGTCTACGTTTATCAAAAACCGTTAAAAGTGGTTGTTAATAATTCTGGATCTGCGAACTATTGGCTATTAATTGGAGTGGCTGTGCTTATTATAATAGTAGTGGGAGTGTATTTCTTCAAAAAAAGAAAAAATGAATAAAAATAAAAAATAAATAATCAAATAAATAATCATCTTTTATCTTTTACCTTTATCCTTAATTTTATCTTTTAATTTTTTTAACAATCTTTATCCCCTATCTTTATTTTATTTGCCTAATTTTTGTTTTTATATATTTCTATACTTTAATTTATTTTAGTAAAATTGTTATTTTTGTAAATTAAAGAGGAAGAATTAAAAATAATGAAACTTTCTACGAGGAAAATAATTAAACATTCCCTACTTAATTTTTTATGATCCATTTTTACGATTTTTGCAGAGGGTAATGTATTTAAACAATGAAATGTTAGTTTTATTATTGGACAATTAATGAGATGTATACATTGGGGGGAGGTTTGTAAATTAAAGGTAGATAGTATGACAAAATTCATAAAACTACATCTGGTTAGAACACTCAATAAATACAGAGAGTTGCAACGAATGCGAGTTAGAGATATTATGATCTCAGGGGATGTTGTGGTGGCAAGACCTGAAAACACTGTAAAAGATGTTTTTGAGAGTATGGTAGAATATAACATTAATGGAATCCCTGTTATTGATGAAAGGGGAAAAATAGTGGGGTTAGTTACAATAAAAGAGATTAGACCATATCTTGCAAATGGAACTGATGTTAAGATTGAAATGGTAATGTTGAAAGACCCGCCATACACTACTGTAAATGAGGATATAATAACTGCCTTTGAAAAGATGATAAATTTTGATAGGAGGTTAGATCAGCTTCCAGTGATAAACACAAATTCTGAAGAAATGCCATACGGAAAGTTGGTGGGCGTGGTTTATATAGAAGATATAATAACCCTACTATATGAAAAGGTCATAAAAGAATTAAAGACGCTCGTAAGTTTGTATAATGGAAATAAAGCAGGAAGTGTATTTTAAAATTAATAAATCAAAAACTTAATAATATAAAAAAATAAAAATAAATAAAAGAAAAAAGAAAGAGGAGAAGATCTGCTCATATCTGTTTTTAATATTTTAAGTTTTTATTTTTTTAATTTTTAGTTTTAATTTTTAGAGTTATTTTTTAGAAAAACTTATTAACGTTTTTTATGCATTGATAAACCAGTTCAACAGTTTTTTCTAAGTCCCTTTTATCAATAACCTCAACAGGTGTGTGGATATATCTCGCTGGAACTGAAATAACTCCTGTTGGAATTCCTTCTCTTGTTAAATGAATCGCAGTAGCATCAGTTGTTCCCCCTTCTCCAACTTCCCACTGAACTTCAATGTTATATTCCTTTGCAACAAATTTAACCATCTCCAAAACCTTAGGATGAGCAATTAACCCCCTTCCCGAAGCATCAACTATTCCTACAACAGCTCCTTTACCCAAATCTACTGGGGCATCTTCTTTTTTAATTCCGGGGTGATCACCTGCAATTGTAACATCAAGAGCGATCGCAACATCTGGATTTATTTTAAAAGCAGAAACCTTCGCTCCTTTTAATCCAACCTCCTCTTGAACAGTTCCCACAGCATAAACTTGGCAATCAATCTCCTCTTCTGACAATCTTTTCATAACCTCCAAGAGAACAGCGCAGCCAACTCTGTCATCAAATGCTTTTCCTGTTAACCTATTTTTTCCCAACTCATATACCTCACTTAAAAAAGAAACCCAGCTTCCTATCTCAACGCCCATTTCTATTGCTTCATCTCTACTCTCTGCTCCAATATCAATAAACATGTCCTCATATTTTATAAGTTTGTTTCTTTCCTCTTCTTTCATTTTATGAGGAGGTTTAGATCCGAGAACCCCTATTATATCTCCCTTATTCCCATGAACAACAACTTTCTGATTTAATATTGTTGGGTCATAAATTCCTCCGATCTTTGTAAACTTTAAAAATCCATTATCATCGATATATTTAACCATCAATCCAATCTCATCCATATGTGCTGCTATCATAATTTTTTTCCCACTATTTCCTCTCTTAGCAATTAAATTTCCAAATTTATCTATTTCAATAGAATCACAATATTTCTCCAATTCTTTTTTCATAACTTCCCTAACATTATCTTCTCTCCCAGATATTCCATGACATCTCGAAAGTTTTTTTAAATATTCAACAACTGACATCTTTCCACCCTCTTTATGTTAAGGTTTAATATTTTTATTGATGCTTTAATATGATCTCAACTACTATTTTAGAATTATGATTAAAGTTATTTTATGATAAAACAAATTAAGTAAACTAAAAATGACTGGAAGTTAATAAAAAAGATCCAAAAAGATCCTAATATTAAACATCATTACATAACTTAAAATAAATTATGAAATTTCCCATCTTTTTTTATTAATAATCTTTTTTAGGATGTCTTTTAATCCCATAATCACACACCCATAATGTATTTTTAATCCCTCTCAAATTTTAATTTTATCTTATGCACTATAACCTCTGCTGATGATATTATTTCTTCTGGAATGGGCATTTTATTTTCTATTCTATATTTTATCATTTCTTTTAGTTTTATTAGATCATTTTTAATCTCTCCTTTTGCATATTCAATTAAGTCCCCACAGTATTTATAGGCATTTACACCATCATTGATTTTTAAACACATTAAAAACAACTCTCCACAATAGAAAGCACTTCTACTGAAATCTCTAATAGTTATGGACTTTTTAAGTTCTTCTTTGAAGGTTATTTGAAGGTATTTAGCTAAGTCCCTCTGCAGTTCTAATATTGATGAGTATCTATCTTTAGGATTTTTACTTAGACATTTTAAGATGATGTTTTCTATCTCATTATTGATATTTGGATTTAATTCAGAAGGTTTTATCGGTTTTTCTGTCGTTATTATAGTCATCAACTCAACAAAATCATCTCCTTCGAATGGCAGTTTTCCAGTTGTTAGTTGATAAAATATAACTCCCAACTGCCAAATATCAGTCCAAAATCCTATATTACCAAACTTTTTACTGAACTGCTCTGGAGAGGCGTAATATGGAGTAAATGCATATTTGGTTGTGGATGTAGATTTAGCTATAACTTTTGACAATCCCCAGTCGGTTATTTTTGGAATGCCGTTTTTTAGCAATATATTGTGTGGCTTTAAGTCCCTATGTATGATTCCCTTATTATGGGCATATTTTAATCCCTCTGCAATGTTAAAGATTATGTAAGAAGCTTCCTTTACATCTAAAACTCTCTTTCTTTTCAAATAATCCTCTAATGACTCATCACACAACTCCATTTCAAAATAAGGGATTGGTAGGATGTTGTAATCATAGACCTTAACTATATTCGGATGATTTAGTTTAGTCCAGTTTTCTAATTCTTTTATAAAGGATTTTCCAGTTGAAGCATCTAAAGATATTGGTAGCTTTATAGCTACTGGTAAGTTATCTTTAACTCTTATTGCCTTAAAGACCCTTGCAAAGCCACCTTGTCCGATAAATTGAATATTTTTATAGAATTCTTCCAACTCTGGTGGAAATGTTTTTGGTGTTGTTGGCTTTGGTGTGAATTCTGCGGGAATCTTTTGTGAATCAATTTCTTTAATGAGTTCTTCGGCTTTTTTCAGATTTCCATCTTTTAATGTATTTATTAGCAATACTTCATAATTTTTTATGATTACTGGATTCTTTGATTTCAGTTCGTTAATTTTATTTAGGATTTTGTTCTCTTCATCAACTAAAATTAAGGCATCTTTTAGATATTCTAATGCCAATGTTGTGTTATCATTTTTTAACTCATTTAATGCCTTTCTTATTTTTTCTTTTGCTAAAATATAATGCCCCTCCTCCTTCATTTCTGATTTTAGTTTTTTTATTGCTTTAGAGATTAAATCGTATTCTGACGACATTTAAACACCTTTATTTTAAGTTCTACAATAATAAAACTTAAAGTTGTTGGAATATCGTTATCTCCTTAGCAGATCCTCCAATTCATCCATAACTTCTTTTTTCTTTTTGTCTTTGTTTCTCTTGTTTATTATATATGCCCCTCCACCAACAACTATTAAAGACCCAAATACAGCACTAATTATTAAGATTATGTTGTTATTGTCCTCTTTTGCTAAACCTACGGATATTTCTTTTGAATCTCCTGGCTTTAATGTTATTTTTTCTACATATTCATTATATCCATCTTTTTTTATCTTTATATTGTAAGTTCCTTCCTCTAATTGTAATTTTAAAGGAGTTATTCCCTTGTATTCTCCATTTATGAATACGTTTGCATCACTTGGCTCTGACTCTATATAGATTGTTGCTAACTTTGACTTTATAGAGGTTGTTGATGTAGAGGTTGAGGATGCATTACTTTGTAGTGGATTTTTATCTGTTATCTTCAAACCTTCAAATTTAGAGGTTATAAAACTTGGATTTGGAACCTTCACTTGAAAATCTTTTAGTGAATAACTATTTGGATTGTGGATTGTTATTTTGTATAGATTATTGTTAATTTTTGATATTGTAGTTGTTGGCTCTTTATCTGCGTATTTTCTAACAAAGATGTAATCAATATAGACCGTGTCATCCGTATCCTTTGTTAAACAAAAATAGTTACCAAATCTATCGACAGTTAAATCGGTTAGAATTTGATTATTGTTAATTATTACTGATTTTATTATATCCTCTGTTACTTTTATGGTTACTCTTTGATTTGTTCCATATAAATAAGGCATGCCTGTTTTATAGTGCCAGCCATCCCATATTCCATTTTTTATTGGATCTATTCTGCTATCACCACCTTCCCATGGTAATAAACATTGCACATAGTTTGAGTCAGAGATGTCTAAGTTTATCCCAATACGCATATCATGATCTCCGTCTGAATTATCATATTTTGTTTCAATAATATAATTTTTTGGTAGTAGAAACTTTGAATAAATATAATTTGGTGATTCTGCATAAGATAAGATTAAATTACCTCCTGAAACATAGTAAGATGGAGAACCCGCCACTCCCCATTTACTTCTATCCAACTCACTCCCATCAAAATCATCAAAAAACTCAAAAACCTTATCTCCATCTGGTTTATAATCACTATCTTTCTCAACATAAACTACAGTATCTCCATTTGCTGGAATATAAGGAATTTTAACCCATAGATTATAACCGTCTCCATAATCTTCAATCCAATAGGGCATTGTCTCCGCATAAACAAAACCTAAAGATACCAACAAAATTCCAAGGATAAGATATTTTAGATTCATAATATCCCCCATATTGGTTATTTTAAAATCTCCCTAATAGCATGCCATTCAATTATAGAAGTTGGTTTGATTATGCCATTTATTACGTCATAGAATAAAATCTCATTTTCCACTAAAAACTTAAACTCTTTAATTAAGTCCCTTTTAATAATCTCATAGTCATTAACTTTAATATTATCCTTAAACTTGCCCAGTATCTCATATGTCTTACTTTCATCCAAATCATCTGGCATACTTGCTATTAAAAATCTTAATCCATCTGCTTCAATATTTATCCACTGCTTTATAGTTTGTTCAACGGATAAACCTAATTTCTTATTATTTATCAACTGAGAGATTTCATAAGGTAATGATAGATAATTTAGGCAATAGTTTATCTCTCCCTCATTAAAGCCCTCTTCTTTTAAAATATTTCTTATAGTTTCTTCTCTTAACCAATCAATTAAATAATACTCAGAAGCATTTTTTAGTGTAGAGTTCCTATAAATCTCATCGATAAACAAAGTATCAGAGGTTAGACAAATTACATGGCATAAATGCTCCATCTTAGTTAGGGATACAAAGAGATTAAACAACTCATTTAACAATGATTTTCCTCCGTTAAAATAAATATTTTTCAACTTCTGCAGTTCATCGATTATTAGAACTGGCTTTTTTCCTTCTTTTATAACCTCATTGATATTTTCTTTAATCTTTCTAAAAACATCATTTAATTTTATATCATCAGCATTCCATCCTTCCTCTACCCCAAACTTACATACTTTAATATCAATAATTAAATTATTCCTAACGTATTTTTTACCTTTTTCAAAGAAAATGCTCAAAAACTCTTCCTTTGTTGGAGTTGCATATTCTCTCAAATTATAATAGAAAAATATTATATTGCTGTTTTCCAACTCTTTAATAACCCTCCTCATAACAGTTGATTTACCTGATGATTTAGGACCATAAACAAAAAGTATAGAATTTGGCTCTAATTGGCAATAGGTTTTTAGATAATGCAATTCTTTTTCTCTATTGTAGAATTTCATTTTAACCACCTTTCTATAATCCAAAAATAAAATTAAAAATATAGCAAATTATTCCTTCTCCATCTTCTTTAACCAATCCTCATCTTCCTCTTCCTCATCCAATTTTAAACTATCAACTGCACTATCAACATCTACTCCTCCGCTTTCAACTTGCCCCCACGCCTCAAATAACTTCTTCTCTGCCTCATCCTCTTCTCCTTCAACCTCATCTAATCTCATCTCAAAGACCTTATTTAGGTTGCTAACCATCTCATCAAACTCCTTTCCATCCAATATTATATCACTTAATTTCAACTCTAAGAGTTCCGGCTCTATATTTGATATTTTATTCCAAATTCCAATATTCTTTAGCTCTTTTTCATACTTTTTAATAATGAGCAAGTTATTAACAAAAGTATATTGCTTTTGTAATGTTGTGAAGTTTTTATACTTTAATTTCATCTCCATCTCCAATGCCTTAATCTCTTGAGCCAAAATCTTTTTCTTTAACTTATCCGCTCCTATGCCTTCTTGGAAGAGTTGCTTTTTCTTCTTTTCAATTTTATTAATTTCTTTCTTTAATCTATCTAATTTGCTTTTTAATCTTATTTTTTCTCCTTCTAAGTCCCTAATTGATAATTTCTCAATTGGATTTTTCATAAACATTTTTTTTGCTCTTTCCCATAAACTCATAGTTCCACCTCAATTATCTTTTAATTAAAACTAATCCAACATCTTTTATAAATTTAATCTCATAATTTCCAGTTTTTTCTAACTTATAAAATACATCTCTAACCACATTCTTTGGAAATTCTTTTGTAATATCCTCAAAGGTAATATATCCTTTAATATCAACTTCTTTTTTAACCTCTTTCTCACATCTTAGAAACTCCTCATTTTCAAACTCTAAACTCATTAATTCAGCAAACGCTCTGCAGAACTCATCAACCTCATTATAATAAAGTTTTTTCTCCTTAACATCAAATAAAGCCAAAGATACTTTATCTGATAAATATCTCTCCCTTAAATCCTCTGAACTAACTATCTCCTTAGCTTTATCATCAAATCCTGTTGGTGAGGCAATTAATAAAACAACCCTATCGTAATCCTTTCCGTTAATCTTCGCCTTTTCTATAATTTCTTTAACCTCTCCCAATGTCATTGGATACGTGTCAAATCCATCTTTTTTGTATTCATCTACATGGGAATAATAAACTCCTCTAAACATGATTTTCATTTTCTTTACAAGTGGATTAAGTTTTCTCTCTTCCATTAAGACAATAATTTCAGTATTCTTAGGTAAATTCTTTGGAATAATGTTTTTTGTTTCAACAATCTCATCTTTATAAATTTTAAATCTTTTTTCATTAACTTTTATGGTTTTATTTTCAGATAACTTCTTTCTTAACCTATCAACAAACCAAATTTCATAAAAGCTTGCTTCCTCCAACCTAACGATTTTGTCTTTTGATAGTTTCTTCTCTTCCTCTAATGCCAATTTAATTTTGTTATATAATCTATCAAACTCTTCTTCAACTTCTTTCTTCTCTTTTTCAAGTTTTTTAATCTCTTCATCTTTAAGTTTTAAAAGTTCATTTAACTCATCAATAATACTTTTATACTCTTCTTCAACTTCTCTTAATTTTAACTCCAATTTTTCTTTCATCTCTATCTCTTTTAATGCTTCAATTTCTTTAATTAATTTCTCCCTCTCTCTTTCGAACTCTTTTCTTAGTTGTTCTCTTTCAAATTCAATCTTTTTCCTCTCAATATCTTTCCAATTTTCAAATTCCTCCTCTAATCTCTCCCTCTCTCTTTCAATAAACTCCCCTAATCCAGAAATTTTATTTTCTAACTCTCTAATTTTGGTATCAACTCCTTCAATAAACCTTCTAAACCAATCATACTTCATTCCCTCAGCAATCGCTTTATCCATCTTTTCTTTATAACTTAACCATTTCTCCTTTGCAAAATCCCTAATATACAATCTAATAGTGTGATCTTTTATGCATTCATCAACCTTATTTCCAATGCCATTGTAATACTCTTTTAATAAGTTTAGAGTTTCATCAAAGCTCTTATATTGAGCGTTCATAATCTCTCTAACAATATCCTCAATGCTCCAAATCTCAAAGACGTTATATTTTAATATATAGCCAATTAGCTCTAATTCTTTCTCTTTGTATTTATTTAAGGCAGAAAAATGTTCATTATTATAATAAAAGCTGTAAGCCAAAACTCCCAAAGCCCATTCAAAATTTTTTCTTGTTGCTCTATCAACATCATCTAAAAACTCTCCGCAATGCCCCTCTTTATATAAATCGTAGTTCTTTTTTATCTTATTCCATAATGCCACTCTTTCCTCAAAATCCTCATAGACAATATCAAATCCTTCTCTAATAACTCTTTCTGCCGGACTTTTTAATTTTTTTAGGCATTCAAAGTTTCCACTATCTCCAAATAGCATTTTCATCCCTCTTTAATAATAAAACTCATCTCTTCATTAATTCTTTCTGATAGGTAATCAACAACC
This region includes:
- a CDS encoding COG1361 S-layer family protein; its protein translation is MKKLGEKAYNLIERVVKSKVKLLILPILLLIMTSTFGLQVGEVEYQPSVIHPGDDVDLWVKVTNDNYNHELKNIVVEIKPHYPFELKQVNPVKGRVYISHLNIGESEVVHFKLHVNENAPSNNYEIDIKVNYDEVETENGKEITNHYQLTKIYYLPIYGKANFEVSGNFSLIPAKTQRVPIVISNLGTGKAKNVNVYVGYELNSVNAGTQSTQVSAYGTTKTIEENIFYPTPVPVSNLPISPVGTTKFYLGTINPGEDKEIYVNLHTSDKLTEGSYQIPLVITWTAEDGTKKATLISLGAYVKGDIELGVSNVITDPVEIKPGTTYARIDITLTNNGHQEAKNVIVQLITQKPFKDSWSNCNIKDIGNLLPGMSKVASFYVDVDKYAKAGHYKLPLEITYLDTSDNEHKTEKFIDLYIKPKPLFEILTKEVNVTAGEDNVVYIKIKNVGSEKAVEVKISAIKNSGQPFDYPIKSDTIGTLYPNQTGIGTITIHPNKDAPSKPYYITLEIRCAGDSEEGDNNVYVYQKPLKVVVNNSGSANYWLLIGVAVLIIIVVGVYFFKKRKNE
- a CDS encoding CBS domain-containing protein, translating into MTKFIKLHLVRTLNKYRELQRMRVRDIMISGDVVVARPENTVKDVFESMVEYNINGIPVIDERGKIVGLVTIKEIRPYLANGTDVKIEMVMLKDPPYTTVNEDIITAFEKMINFDRRLDQLPVINTNSEEMPYGKLVGVVYIEDIITLLYEKVIKELKTLVSLYNGNKAGSVF
- a CDS encoding M42 family metallopeptidase — encoded protein: MSVVEYLKKLSRCHGISGREDNVREVMKKELEKYCDSIEIDKFGNLIAKRGNSGKKIMIAAHMDEIGLMVKYIDDNGFLKFTKIGGIYDPTILNQKVVVHGNKGDIIGVLGSKPPHKMKEEERNKLIKYEDMFIDIGAESRDEAIEMGVEIGSWVSFLSEVYELGKNRLTGKAFDDRVGCAVLLEVMKRLSEEEIDCQVYAVGTVQEEVGLKGAKVSAFKINPDVAIALDVTIAGDHPGIKKEDAPVDLGKGAVVGIVDASGRGLIAHPKVLEMVKFVAKEYNIEVQWEVGEGGTTDATAIHLTREGIPTGVISVPARYIHTPVEVIDKRDLEKTVELVYQCIKNVNKFF
- a CDS encoding serine/threonine-protein kinase; protein product: MSSEYDLISKAIKKLKSEMKEEGHYILAKEKIRKALNELKNDNTTLALEYLKDALILVDEENKILNKINELKSKNPVIIKNYEVLLINTLKDGNLKKAEELIKEIDSQKIPAEFTPKPTTPKTFPPELEEFYKNIQFIGQGGFARVFKAIRVKDNLPVAIKLPISLDASTGKSFIKELENWTKLNHPNIVKVYDYNILPIPYFEMELCDESLEDYLKRKRVLDVKEASYIIFNIAEGLKYAHNKGIIHRDLKPHNILLKNGIPKITDWGLSKVIAKSTSTTKYAFTPYYASPEQFSKKFGNIGFWTDIWQLGVIFYQLTTGKLPFEGDDFVELMTIITTEKPIKPSELNPNINNEIENIILKCLSKNPKDRYSSILELQRDLAKYLQITFKEELKKSITIRDFSRSAFYCGELFLMCLKINDGVNAYKYCGDLIEYAKGEIKNDLIKLKEMIKYRIENKMPIPEEIISSAEVIVHKIKLKFERD
- a CDS encoding DUF2341 domain-containing protein encodes the protein MNLKYLILGILLVSLGFVYAETMPYWIEDYGDGYNLWVKIPYIPANGDTVVYVEKDSDYKPDGDKVFEFFDDFDGSELDRSKWGVAGSPSYYVSGGNLILSYAESPNYIYSKFLLPKNYIIETKYDNSDGDHDMRIGINLDISDSNYVQCLLPWEGGDSRIDPIKNGIWDGWHYKTGMPYLYGTNQRVTIKVTEDIIKSVIINNNQILTDLTVDRFGNYFCLTKDTDDTVYIDYIFVRKYADKEPTTTISKINNNLYKITIHNPNSYSLKDFQVKVPNPSFITSKFEGLKITDKNPLQSNASSTSTSTTSIKSKLATIYIESEPSDANVFINGEYKGITPLKLQLEEGTYNIKIKKDGYNEYVEKITLKPGDSKEISVGLAKEDNNNIILIISAVFGSLIVVGGGAYIINKRNKDKKKKEVMDELEDLLRR
- a CDS encoding ATP-binding protein translates to MKFYNREKELHYLKTYCQLEPNSILFVYGPKSSGKSTVMRRVIKELENSNIIFFYYNLREYATPTKEEFLSIFFEKGKKYVRNNLIIDIKVCKFGVEEGWNADDIKLNDVFRKIKENINEVIKEGKKPVLIIDELQKLKNIYFNGGKSLLNELFNLFVSLTKMEHLCHVICLTSDTLFIDEIYRNSTLKNASEYYLIDWLREETIRNILKEEGFNEGEINYCLNYLSLPYEISQLINNKKLGLSVEQTIKQWINIEADGLRFLIASMPDDLDESKTYEILGKFKDNIKVNDYEIIKRDLIKEFKFLVENEILFYDVINGIIKPTSIIEWHAIREILK